Proteins from one Chloroflexota bacterium genomic window:
- the xylB gene encoding xylulokinase, translating to MNCQYILAHDLGTTGNKATLFASDGTVVASTFVGYETDYPQPNWVEQDPADWREALFGATRRLLSESGVNPGEVAVVSFSGHMNGALVVDAAGVPLRPAIIWADQRATDQECFIRDRCGNDETYRVTGNRVSPAYTAAKLLWIKDNQPEVFGRIHKVLQAKDYAAFLFCGVLATDYSDASMTQLLDLEELTWSGDLLDRLELDELLLPELHTSATVIGEVTVEAASATGLRAGTPVVIGGGDGACASVGAGSVRDGEVYNYIGSSSWVALTTDKPVLDPLQRTFNFVHLDPSLYGALGTTQTAGGAYDWFERLVRVNAEQYPQYATLDGLAAGVPPGSQGLLFLPYLLGERSPHWNPLARGAFVGLAMSHGRPELARSVLEGVAFNLRHILDVLRVQGVAIPEMRLIGGGAKSKLWRQILADVYALPVVQLQLPAQATSLGAAVAGGIGVGLFPDYTVVQDLAPAISRVYPDPDAVAIYEGLFPLFKKTYCLLEPVFQELATFARQAIE from the coding sequence ATGAACTGCCAATACATCCTCGCCCACGACCTGGGTACGACAGGCAACAAGGCCACTCTTTTTGCTTCCGATGGCACTGTCGTCGCCTCAACTTTCGTCGGCTACGAGACCGATTACCCCCAGCCGAACTGGGTGGAGCAGGATCCTGCCGACTGGCGGGAGGCACTGTTTGGTGCCACTCGCAGGTTGCTCTCCGAGTCAGGGGTGAACCCGGGCGAGGTTGCCGTGGTGAGTTTCAGCGGACACATGAATGGCGCCCTGGTGGTGGACGCCGCTGGCGTGCCGCTGCGCCCGGCCATCATCTGGGCGGATCAGCGAGCCACAGACCAGGAGTGCTTTATCAGAGACCGCTGCGGCAACGACGAAACCTACCGGGTAACTGGCAACCGCGTCAGTCCGGCCTACACCGCGGCCAAGCTGCTCTGGATAAAGGACAACCAGCCGGAAGTTTTTGGCAGGATTCACAAAGTTCTGCAAGCCAAGGATTACGCGGCCTTTCTTTTCTGCGGAGTTCTGGCGACCGATTACTCCGACGCTTCGATGACCCAGCTGCTGGATCTGGAAGAGCTAACATGGTCAGGGGACCTGCTGGATCGCCTGGAGTTGGACGAGTTGTTGCTGCCAGAGCTGCATACCAGTGCCACCGTAATTGGTGAAGTAACGGTTGAAGCAGCCAGCGCTACCGGGTTGCGAGCCGGGACACCGGTGGTGATCGGCGGCGGGGATGGCGCCTGTGCCTCTGTCGGTGCAGGATCGGTGCGGGATGGCGAGGTCTACAACTATATTGGCTCTTCCTCGTGGGTGGCGCTAACGACGGATAAGCCGGTTCTTGATCCCCTCCAACGCACCTTTAACTTCGTTCACCTGGATCCATCGTTGTATGGTGCACTGGGAACTACGCAGACGGCAGGCGGCGCCTACGATTGGTTTGAGCGCCTGGTCAGGGTCAATGCAGAGCAATATCCCCAATATGCCACTCTCGACGGGCTGGCAGCCGGCGTGCCGCCCGGGAGCCAGGGTCTGCTCTTCCTGCCCTATCTTCTGGGCGAACGCAGTCCTCACTGGAATCCCCTGGCCCGCGGCGCTTTTGTCGGCCTGGCCATGTCCCATGGGCGCCCTGAGTTAGCCCGCTCTGTTCTGGAGGGCGTTGCCTTTAATCTGCGCCATATCCTGGACGTTCTGCGCGTTCAGGGAGTCGCGATCCCCGAAATGCGTTTGATTGGCGGCGGCGCCAAGAGCAAGCTGTGGCGACAGATTCTTGCGGATGTGTATGCACTTCCTGTGGTGCAATTGCAGTTGCCGGCCCAGGCGACCTCGCTTGGTGCTGCCGTCGCCGGCGGTATTGGCGTTGGGCTGTTTCCAGATTATACTGTGGTCCAGGACCTGGCGCCCGCGATCTCGCGGGTTTATCCCGACCCCGATGCTGTTGCCATTTACGAAGGACTATTCCCGCTGTTCAAAAAGACCTATTGTCTGTTGGAACCGGTATTCCAAGAATTGGCCACGTTCGCGCGTCAGGCCATCGAGTAG
- a CDS encoding DUF4432 family protein, with translation MPWETILHLHDCHFGDRDRLLAEHEDLSAGTFRYRTGVAALILSNRVGTITVLPFQGQQIWDAEYYGRALTMKSMFDVPFPTTDYLRTYGGFLLHCGATAMGVPSAKDTHPLHGELPNAPYQSARLLIGEDERGSYLGVTGDFQYTVAFSHNYVAEPTVKIYQDSSRISVSMIIRNLKHSDMELMYLAHANFRPLDNSQLVYSAPCTPEHVRVRSSIPSHIRPPAGYRDFLAELEADPSRHNLLAPDLAFDPEVVFYVDYLADEQGWAHSMQVHPSGSADFISHRPDQLDHGVRWISRTADQDGLGIILPATAEPEGYSAEMAKGNIKTIAAGEEFRVDMEMGALQPDEAAALQARIGQILGG, from the coding sequence ATGCCCTGGGAAACCATCCTTCATCTGCACGACTGCCATTTTGGTGACAGGGATCGGCTACTTGCCGAACACGAGGATCTCTCCGCAGGGACCTTCCGCTATCGCACTGGCGTGGCAGCATTGATCTTATCCAACCGGGTCGGGACCATTACCGTGCTACCCTTTCAGGGCCAGCAGATCTGGGACGCCGAGTACTATGGACGGGCGTTGACGATGAAATCCATGTTCGACGTCCCCTTCCCGACCACGGATTATCTGCGCACCTACGGCGGTTTTTTGTTACACTGCGGCGCGACTGCCATGGGGGTGCCATCGGCCAAGGATACCCATCCCTTGCACGGAGAACTTCCAAATGCCCCTTACCAGTCGGCTCGCCTGCTCATCGGCGAAGACGAGCGGGGGTCATATCTTGGCGTGACGGGTGATTTTCAATACACGGTGGCCTTCAGCCACAACTATGTTGCTGAACCCACAGTCAAGATATACCAGGATTCCAGCCGTATTTCGGTGTCAATGATAATCAGGAACCTGAAGCACTCCGATATGGAATTGATGTATCTGGCCCACGCCAACTTTCGTCCGCTGGACAACAGCCAGCTCGTCTACAGCGCCCCATGTACGCCGGAGCATGTGCGGGTTCGCAGCAGCATTCCCTCCCACATTCGTCCACCTGCCGGCTATCGAGATTTCCTGGCGGAACTGGAAGCTGATCCCTCGAGGCATAACCTGCTGGCGCCCGATCTCGCCTTCGACCCCGAGGTAGTCTTCTATGTCGATTACCTGGCTGATGAGCAGGGTTGGGCCCATAGCATGCAGGTGCACCCCAGCGGTTCAGCTGATTTCATCAGCCACCGACCCGATCAATTGGACCATGGTGTGCGCTGGATCAGCCGCACAGCGGACCAGGATGGATTGGGCATCATTCTGCCTGCCACGGCCGAGCCGGAAGGGTATTCTGCCGAAATGGCCAAGGGCAATATCAAGACTATTGCAGCGGGTGAAGAGTTCCGGGTGGACATGGAGATGGGCGCTCTGCAGCCAGACGAAGCCGCCGCGTTGCAGGCCAGGATTGGGCAGATTCTCGGCGGTTGA
- a CDS encoding sn-glycerol-1-phosphate dehydrogenase, whose protein sequence is MKTIAPIVVEPDVVPALVNYLREQDLSRLTLVADDNTYAALGERVAQALTEKGIDLLEIRLEGEEIVPDERFVMQVLEQVGGDRRTYLAVGSGVVTDIVRFVSHRTGKDFISIPTAPSVDGYTSVSSALVLQRIKKTVPGQPPVAIFADLETLSTSPRPMIAAGFGDVIAKYTSVADWTLGGMLWNAPYDASVADRARRARNACADRVELVGEGTWEGVQSVFDALSETGLCMLAIGASYPAGGSEHYVSHYWEMKLLQEDRPALLHGAKVGVGTVYTAGLYEALRKVSREQAIERLQTTPMPDPERDRARIRESYWSIADSIIEEQAGYLEMSPADYEGLQNKVIENWDGIQEAAADVPSSSQLASWLRTVGGPVTAADLGFTDAERDLALSVSHFMRERFTVYKLSRMLGLIG, encoded by the coding sequence TTGAAAACAATAGCACCGATCGTCGTCGAGCCGGATGTTGTGCCGGCTCTTGTAAACTATCTCAGGGAACAAGATCTGAGCCGGCTCACCCTGGTTGCGGACGACAATACCTATGCTGCTCTGGGCGAAAGAGTAGCGCAGGCGCTGACCGAAAAAGGCATCGACTTGCTGGAGATTCGCCTGGAGGGCGAGGAGATCGTTCCAGACGAGCGGTTTGTCATGCAGGTGCTGGAGCAGGTAGGTGGCGATCGACGCACCTACCTGGCTGTCGGTTCCGGAGTCGTCACCGATATCGTGCGTTTCGTAAGCCACCGCACGGGCAAAGATTTCATTTCGATACCCACCGCGCCGTCGGTGGATGGCTATACCTCGGTGAGCTCAGCCCTGGTGTTGCAACGGATAAAAAAGACTGTGCCGGGCCAGCCACCCGTGGCCATCTTTGCCGATCTGGAGACTCTTTCTACCTCGCCACGTCCCATGATTGCGGCCGGATTCGGCGATGTCATAGCGAAATACACCTCCGTCGCCGATTGGACCTTGGGCGGTATGCTTTGGAATGCGCCCTATGACGCGTCGGTGGCCGATCGAGCACGCCGCGCCCGCAACGCCTGCGCTGACAGGGTTGAACTGGTGGGCGAGGGGACATGGGAGGGTGTGCAGAGTGTCTTCGACGCCCTGTCTGAGACCGGTCTCTGCATGTTGGCTATTGGCGCTTCCTATCCCGCCGGTGGCTCCGAACACTATGTCTCGCACTATTGGGAGATGAAATTGCTTCAGGAGGATCGGCCGGCACTGCTGCATGGCGCCAAGGTGGGTGTAGGCACCGTGTATACTGCAGGGTTGTATGAGGCGCTGCGCAAGGTGTCCCGGGAGCAAGCCATCGAGCGCCTGCAGACAACGCCCATGCCCGATCCTGAACGAGATCGGGCGCGGATACGAGAAAGCTACTGGTCGATCGCCGATTCGATTATCGAGGAGCAAGCGGGCTATCTGGAGATGTCGCCAGCGGACTACGAGGGGCTCCAGAACAAGGTCATCGAGAACTGGGATGGCATCCAGGAAGCCGCCGCGGATGTGCCTTCATCGAGCCAATTGGCAAGCTGGCTGCGTACCGTCGGTGGTCCTGTAACGGCCGCCGACCTGGGATTTACTGATGCCGAGCGCGATCTGGCCCTGTCGGTGAGCCACTTCATGCGCGAACGTTTCACCGTCTATAAGTTGAGTCGCATGCTCGGCCTGATCGGCTGA
- a CDS encoding mannose-1-phosphate guanylyltransferase has protein sequence MTYALIMAGGIGSRLWPLSRLLQPKQSLKLVGERTMMQHAVDRIIDLTPPEQVYVVTRAEHVDILSGQVPDLPRTNFIVEPEGRGTAPAIGLAAIHLRRQDPTAVMAVLTADHFIADTEQFRQALAAAVQVASQEHLVTLGISPTSPSTGFGYIEQGELLAVVDGFEAFRAVRFTEKPDLETANWMVDSGNFSWNSGMFIWQVDRILGEFERQMPEFYAQLKEIEPTIGTADYEQVLDRVWPEVAKQTIDYGIMEDAGDVAVIPVDIGWSDVGSWGSLLPLLNADEQGNIVLGKHLGIDTRDTLIMAEGTGRLIATIGLDGMIIIDTKDALLICPRGREQEVRDLVKHLETVGTDRWL, from the coding sequence ATGACTTATGCCCTGATTATGGCCGGTGGTATCGGCTCACGACTCTGGCCACTAAGCCGTTTATTACAGCCCAAACAATCGCTCAAGTTGGTGGGCGAGCGTACGATGATGCAGCATGCCGTGGACAGAATCATCGATCTTACGCCGCCCGAACAGGTCTATGTGGTCACCCGCGCCGAACACGTTGATATCCTATCGGGCCAGGTGCCAGATCTGCCCAGAACGAATTTTATCGTCGAGCCGGAGGGACGGGGCACCGCACCCGCCATCGGCCTGGCAGCCATTCATCTGCGCCGGCAAGATCCCACCGCGGTAATGGCGGTGCTGACCGCCGACCACTTCATCGCCGACACTGAGCAGTTCCGGCAGGCCCTGGCGGCGGCCGTGCAGGTTGCCAGCCAGGAGCATCTGGTGACATTGGGCATCTCGCCAACCTCCCCTTCGACCGGCTTTGGCTACATCGAACAGGGGGAACTCCTGGCGGTTGTCGATGGTTTCGAGGCATTTCGCGCTGTTCGCTTCACCGAAAAGCCCGATCTGGAAACGGCTAACTGGATGGTGGATAGCGGCAACTTTTCCTGGAACAGTGGCATGTTCATCTGGCAGGTGGACCGCATTCTCGGGGAATTCGAACGCCAGATGCCCGAGTTCTACGCTCAACTGAAAGAGATAGAGCCAACCATAGGAACCGCTGATTATGAACAGGTGCTGGATCGGGTGTGGCCCGAGGTAGCGAAGCAGACGATCGACTACGGCATCATGGAAGACGCCGGCGACGTGGCGGTCATCCCCGTAGACATCGGCTGGTCCGACGTGGGCAGTTGGGGCAGCCTTCTTCCACTATTGAATGCCGATGAACAGGGCAATATTGTGTTGGGTAAACATCTGGGAATCGACACGCGCGATACCCTCATCATGGCTGAAGGCACCGGAAGACTCATCGCCACCATTGGATTGGATGGCATGATCATCATCGATACGAAAGATGCTCTTCTGATCTGTCCGCGCGGGCGAGAGCAAGAGGTCCGCGATCTGGTGAAGCACCTGGAGACTGTTGGCACCGACCGTTGGTTGTAA
- a CDS encoding DUF1638 domain-containing protein: protein MRLKCIACDVLARPIYLCAAQSPHIVDVDLLERGLHDHPKVLRAELQSRVDQSQQYDAVLLGYGLCGQATAGLKAGDRPIVIPRAHDCITLFLGSRQRYDAQFETQPGTYWYALDYVERGNGAGGSMALGANTGDDAGNIYAEYVEKYGKDNADYLMEVMGEWQAHYQRAAFVDMEIGDSSQVESEARAAAKRRGWAFEKLTGNLVLIRRLLNGDWNEDFLTLQPGQDLIMTYDEDIVGCSLVEH from the coding sequence ATGCGCCTGAAGTGTATTGCCTGTGATGTCCTGGCACGCCCCATTTACCTCTGTGCAGCCCAGTCCCCTCACATCGTCGATGTCGATCTGCTTGAGCGTGGCCTGCACGACCACCCCAAAGTGTTGCGAGCGGAATTGCAGAGCCGGGTCGACCAGTCCCAACAATACGATGCCGTCCTCCTTGGCTATGGATTATGTGGACAGGCCACAGCCGGATTGAAGGCTGGTGACAGGCCAATCGTCATCCCGCGGGCCCATGACTGCATTACCCTCTTCCTGGGCAGCCGCCAGCGCTATGATGCCCAGTTTGAGACCCAACCGGGTACCTATTGGTATGCCCTGGACTACGTGGAGCGCGGCAACGGTGCGGGTGGTTCGATGGCATTGGGCGCAAATACGGGCGATGATGCGGGCAATATCTATGCCGAGTATGTGGAAAAGTATGGCAAGGATAACGCCGATTATCTCATGGAAGTTATGGGAGAATGGCAGGCACACTACCAACGTGCTGCCTTCGTCGACATGGAGATTGGTGATTCCAGCCAGGTGGAGTCTGAGGCGCGCGCGGCTGCCAAGAGGCGAGGGTGGGCCTTCGAGAAACTTACAGGAAATCTGGTACTCATCCGCCGGCTGCTGAATGGCGACTGGAACGAGGACTTTTTGACCCTGCAACCTGGCCAGGACCTCATCATGACCTACGACGAGGACATCGTTGGCTGCAGCCTGGTTGAACACTGA
- a CDS encoding GNAT family N-acetyltransferase — protein MTTAKPNQKGDPARRTDIQEILALYDKELRIEVNYPGSKKEILPHVVRFIADPPGSHFILYSRLDETNADAVIQQQRVDFVHADLPVEWKVHSHDTPTDLRDRLIAQGFEADESEAVMVLDLHQVPPALFDPVAADIRRIECRQQLGDVIQIQEQVWQRDFGWINERLGSELDIPGYLHIYAAYVEEEPACAGWINFHPDSHFASLWGGSTVASYRGRGLYSALLAKRAQDAIERGYRFLVVDAGDMSRPILAKQGFQLLTVATPCMLKKSSHKER, from the coding sequence ATGACAACCGCTAAGCCAAACCAAAAAGGTGATCCTGCGCGCCGAACGGATATCCAGGAGATCCTGGCACTCTACGACAAGGAACTGCGAATCGAGGTGAACTATCCTGGATCAAAAAAAGAGATCCTGCCTCATGTCGTGCGTTTCATCGCGGATCCACCAGGCAGCCATTTCATTCTGTACAGCCGGCTTGACGAAACCAACGCCGATGCAGTGATCCAGCAACAGCGCGTCGATTTCGTCCATGCCGATCTTCCCGTCGAGTGGAAGGTCCATTCCCACGATACCCCCACAGACTTGAGGGATCGCCTCATCGCCCAGGGATTCGAGGCCGATGAATCGGAAGCGGTCATGGTGCTCGATTTACACCAGGTACCGCCAGCTCTTTTCGATCCAGTCGCCGCCGATATTCGCCGGATCGAGTGCCGCCAGCAACTGGGAGATGTGATTCAGATTCAAGAGCAGGTATGGCAACGGGACTTCGGCTGGATCAACGAACGCCTGGGTAGCGAACTGGACATACCAGGCTACTTGCATATCTATGCTGCCTACGTGGAAGAGGAACCGGCCTGTGCCGGTTGGATCAACTTTCATCCTGACAGCCATTTCGCCAGCCTTTGGGGAGGATCAACCGTTGCCTCCTACCGCGGCCGGGGGTTGTATAGCGCATTGCTTGCCAAACGAGCTCAGGATGCCATCGAAAGAGGCTATCGTTTCCTGGTGGTAGATGCTGGGGATATGAGCCGGCCGATCCTGGCAAAACAGGGTTTTCAGCTGCTCACAGTGGCCACGCCCTGTATGCTCAAGAAGTCATCCCACAAAGAGCGTTGA